One stretch of Synergistales bacterium DNA includes these proteins:
- the thpR gene encoding RNA 2',3'-cyclic phosphodiesterase produces the protein MSHGIRAFVCIPLSHHLTVEITQWVSRLKAFGPRLKWVRPEAMHITLKFLGDITPQTAKCLDRQLQGSLQSRHTAMPLSISGAGAFPSLRSPRVLWLGINENDSELQRIYETVESSAVACGLERERRGFHPHVTLARLKQPGDCTMSLLEALTEEPLQGKSWMANKVILMRSDLQKEGARYTPMGEYRLPVGEDE, from the coding sequence ATGTCCCACGGAATACGTGCCTTTGTCTGCATTCCCCTCTCCCATCATTTGACGGTGGAGATAACGCAATGGGTCAGTCGGTTGAAGGCCTTCGGCCCACGGCTCAAGTGGGTACGTCCGGAAGCGATGCACATTACCCTGAAATTCCTCGGCGACATCACGCCACAGACCGCGAAGTGTCTGGATCGGCAGCTGCAGGGCAGCCTGCAGAGCCGCCATACCGCCATGCCTCTTTCCATTTCCGGAGCAGGCGCGTTCCCTTCACTCCGTTCTCCGCGGGTCCTGTGGCTGGGGATCAACGAGAACGACAGCGAACTGCAGCGGATTTACGAAACCGTTGAATCCTCCGCCGTCGCCTGTGGACTGGAGCGGGAACGGCGCGGCTTCCACCCCCACGTGACCCTGGCAAGGCTGAAACAGCCAGGTGATTGCACGATGTCGCTCCTCGAGGCCCTCACAGAGGAACCGCTGCAGGGCAAATCCTGGATGGCCAACAAGGTGATTCTCATGCGCAGCGACTTACAGAAAGAGGGAGCCCGGTACACACCGATGGGGGAGTACCGTCTTCCCGTAGGCGAAGACGAATAG
- a CDS encoding nicotinamide-nucleotide amidohydrolase family protein — protein sequence MQEATAVLGAIGDEILEGRRSEGNGHWLAAELHARGWTVRAIEVLPDEVAEIEAFLQRWSGACSLIVLSGGLGPTEDDKTRFGIARYLGTELAEDPLYERILERYTGDLRDIISDSRRYQGYIPQNAEAVYNPVGSGLGIKFITQETTVLSFPGVPREFKAMARQELTAFERGDNVSVEICITGWPEGRLAKEIAPLVSADSVKTAFLPSYNLITVVLNGPEEAVRQQRERIERHLEEDCLPRGVSTLEEAILLGCERTGRRLSLAESCTGGMLAARLTSVSGASKAFAGGIVAYSNDVKCSLLGVHWETLERHGAVSEACAAEMARGVCRQCGTEVGLSVTGIAGPTGATPDKPVGTVYVGLCREDRTTCRHRVFAGNRAAVRERSVAFALEQLWRDSKEG from the coding sequence GTGCAAGAAGCAACGGCTGTGCTCGGCGCCATCGGCGACGAGATTCTGGAAGGCCGGAGAAGCGAGGGCAACGGTCACTGGCTGGCCGCCGAGCTCCATGCCCGCGGGTGGACGGTGCGTGCGATCGAGGTATTGCCGGATGAGGTCGCCGAAATCGAAGCGTTCCTGCAACGATGGTCCGGTGCCTGTTCGCTGATTGTTCTCTCCGGTGGACTGGGGCCGACGGAAGACGACAAGACACGCTTTGGCATCGCCCGCTATCTCGGGACAGAGCTTGCTGAGGATCCCCTCTACGAACGCATTCTCGAGCGATACACCGGGGATCTCCGGGACATCATCAGCGACTCCCGGCGGTACCAGGGGTATATCCCACAGAACGCCGAGGCTGTCTACAATCCAGTTGGTTCCGGCCTGGGCATCAAGTTTATTACGCAGGAAACCACCGTCCTGTCTTTTCCCGGCGTGCCGAGGGAATTCAAAGCCATGGCCCGGCAGGAGCTCACGGCCTTTGAGCGTGGAGACAACGTAAGCGTAGAGATCTGCATTACAGGCTGGCCGGAGGGTCGACTCGCCAAGGAGATCGCTCCGCTTGTGTCTGCAGATTCCGTCAAGACCGCCTTTCTGCCTTCCTACAATCTCATTACAGTAGTGCTCAACGGCCCGGAGGAGGCGGTGCGGCAACAGCGGGAACGGATTGAGCGGCACCTGGAGGAGGACTGCCTTCCCCGGGGGGTCTCTACCCTCGAAGAAGCCATTCTCCTGGGCTGCGAACGGACGGGGCGCCGGCTCTCCCTGGCGGAATCCTGTACCGGTGGAATGCTTGCCGCCCGGTTGACCTCCGTGTCGGGGGCATCGAAAGCCTTTGCCGGCGGCATCGTTGCCTATAGCAATGATGTGAAGTGCAGCCTCCTCGGCGTGCACTGGGAAACACTGGAGCGCCACGGCGCCGTGAGTGAAGCCTGCGCCGCCGAGATGGCCCGGGGTGTCTGCCGGCAATGCGGGACAGAGGTCGGCTTGAGTGTTACCGGTATTGCCGGTCCTACCGGAGCAACGCCGGACAAACCGGTGGGCACCGTCTATGTCGGTCTCTGCCGGGAAGACCGGACCACCTGCCGCCACCGGGTGTTTGCAGGCAACAGGGCCGCTGTGCGTGAGCGGTCTGTCGCCTTTGCTCTGGAACAGCTCTGGAGAGATTCCAAGGAGGGGTGA
- the recA gene encoding recombinase RecA has translation MAKKKENLTREDVLEQSLSDIRSKFGEGAIMRLGDQHVVSVDVIPTGILPLDVALGIGGLPRGRIIEIFGPEGTGKTTLALHAAAEAQKAGGIAAFIDAEHALDPRLAKSVGVDIASLYISQPDSGEQALFILDSLVRSGAVDFIVVDSVAALTPQAEIDGKIGESQVGLQARLMSYALRRLTSAISKSKGSVAFINQLRAKIGTTPYGGPQETTTGGRALKFYTSVRIEVKRGKSVTKGEENLGHELWLKVVKNKQAPPFRTAHTTLVYGKGIPKAMAVVDMGIDLGIIKRRGSWLAYQGETIGQGKDNVSQYLEEHPEFMEQVVQEVRKKAAEGLGIELAPEPESEPSLPSGEEEQQKAQGTSMEDEFMELDLGEETESSSNRE, from the coding sequence ATGGCGAAAAAGAAGGAAAACCTGACCCGTGAGGATGTGCTGGAGCAATCCCTCAGCGACATACGCAGCAAATTCGGTGAAGGCGCCATCATGCGTCTTGGCGACCAGCATGTTGTGTCGGTGGATGTGATTCCGACAGGCATCCTTCCCCTGGATGTCGCGCTGGGGATAGGAGGGCTTCCCAGGGGACGGATCATTGAGATATTCGGACCTGAAGGTACCGGGAAGACCACCCTGGCGCTGCATGCGGCGGCGGAGGCACAGAAGGCCGGCGGCATAGCGGCCTTTATCGATGCCGAGCATGCCCTTGATCCGCGGCTCGCCAAGTCGGTGGGTGTCGATATCGCCTCTCTCTATATCTCACAGCCCGACAGCGGCGAACAGGCACTCTTTATTCTTGACTCACTGGTGCGGAGTGGAGCGGTGGACTTCATCGTTGTTGATTCGGTGGCCGCCCTGACCCCGCAGGCCGAAATCGACGGGAAGATCGGCGAATCCCAGGTCGGTCTCCAGGCCCGTTTGATGTCCTACGCGTTGCGGCGCCTCACTTCGGCCATATCCAAAAGCAAGGGGAGCGTTGCCTTCATCAACCAGCTCCGAGCAAAAATAGGAACCACCCCCTACGGTGGCCCCCAGGAGACGACGACCGGCGGCCGGGCGCTGAAATTCTATACCTCGGTGCGCATCGAGGTGAAGCGAGGCAAAAGCGTTACCAAGGGAGAGGAGAATCTCGGCCACGAGCTCTGGCTGAAGGTGGTGAAAAACAAACAGGCCCCGCCTTTCAGAACAGCTCATACCACGCTTGTCTACGGGAAGGGCATTCCAAAGGCGATGGCGGTGGTCGACATGGGCATTGACCTCGGCATCATCAAGCGCCGCGGTTCCTGGCTGGCCTATCAGGGGGAAACCATCGGTCAGGGCAAAGACAACGTATCGCAGTATCTGGAAGAGCACCCCGAGTTTATGGAACAGGTTGTCCAGGAGGTACGCAAGAAAGCCGCCGAAGGACTTGGGATAGAGCTCGCTCCGGAGCCGGAGTCGGAGCCCTCCCTCCCGTCCGGAGAGGAGGAGCAGCAAAAGGCACAGGGGACCTCCATGGAGGACGAGTTCATGGAGC